A genomic window from Chaetodon auriga isolate fChaAug3 chromosome 13, fChaAug3.hap1, whole genome shotgun sequence includes:
- the tpt1 gene encoding translationally-controlled tumor protein homolog isoform X3, with the protein MIIYKCLISDDEMFTDAYKMTETKDGMFYKVEGKSVTRKDNIDESLLGANPSAEGEADVADESSVSGVDIVLNHKLVETSFDKKSYLPYMKEYMKAVKAHLQETNPERVEKFMADAPAAVKMILGDIKNFQFFTGESMNTDGMVALLNYREDGVTPYMLFFKDGLLIEKC; encoded by the exons ATGATCATCTACAAGTGCCTCATCTCCG ATGATGAGATGTTCACAGACGCatacaaaatgacagaaactaAAGACGGGATGTTCTATAAAGTTGAAGGAAAG TCCGTCACCAGGAAAGACAACATTGATGAGTCTTTGCTTGGAGCCAACCCCTCTGCTGAGGGAGAGGCAGACGTCGCTGATGAGTCCTCTGTCTCCGGCGTAGACATCGTcctcaaccacaaactggtGGAGACATCCTTCGACAAGAAGTCGTACTTGCCCTACATGAAAGAATACATGAAGGC CGTTAAGGCCCACCTGCAAGAGACTAACCCAGAGAGAGTGGAGAAGTTCATGGCTGACGcaccagcagcagtgaagatGATCCTGGGAGACATCAAGAACTTCCAG TTTTTCACAGGAGAGAGCATGAACACAGATGGCATGGTGGCACTGCTGAACTACCGCGAAGACGGCGTCACACCGTACATGCTTTTCTTCAAAGATGGTCTGTTGATCGAGAAATGT TAA
- the tpt1 gene encoding translationally-controlled tumor protein homolog isoform X2, giving the protein MIIYKCVISGDEMFSDTFKVKVSDNEIFYEVEGKSVTRKDNIDESLLGANPSAEGEADVADESSVSGVDIVLNHKLVETSFDKKSYLPYMKEYMKAVKAHLQETNPERVEKFMADAPAAVKMILGDIKNFQFFTGESMNTDGMVALLNYREDGVTPYMLFFKDGLLIEKC; this is encoded by the exons ATGATCATCTACAAGTGCGTCATCTCTG GTGATGAGATGTTCTCGGACACATTCAAAGTCAAAGTATCTGACAACGAGATCTTCTATGAAGTTGAAGGAAAG TCCGTCACCAGGAAAGACAACATTGATGAGTCTTTGCTTGGAGCCAACCCCTCTGCTGAGGGAGAGGCAGACGTCGCTGATGAGTCCTCTGTCTCCGGCGTAGACATCGTcctcaaccacaaactggtGGAGACATCCTTCGACAAGAAGTCGTACTTGCCCTACATGAAAGAATACATGAAGGC CGTTAAGGCCCACCTGCAAGAGACTAACCCAGAGAGAGTGGAGAAGTTCATGGCTGACGcaccagcagcagtgaagatGATCCTGGGAGACATCAAGAACTTCCAG TTTTTCACAGGAGAGAGCATGAACACAGATGGCATGGTGGCACTGCTGAACTACCGCGAAGACGGCGTCACACCGTACATGCTTTTCTTCAAAGATGGTCTGTTGATCGAGAAATGT TAA
- the kctd4 gene encoding BTB/POZ domain-containing protein KCTD4, with product MEWNLRRMESELRHINPDLLQPSKSFKKPSSGTITINVGGFLYTAHRTTLAKHQGSFLEELANGKKPVQHTDSMGNPFIDRDGPVFRHVLNYLRTGELQLPDDFREAGLLRREADFYRLSELVEAVVEWESQRAAQREAAFLEVTDSHERSQGLKVYCSDPIFIDKVKARLVQISKSRLDGFPEEFVVSSNVIQFRHFIKSEPGSRLVLKEDSTFLCTLDCLKLETVMLALRSGFKMVTSLDSSKGSVVAAEALHFVK from the coding sequence ATGGAATGGAACCTCAGAAGGATGGAAAGTGAACTAAGGCACATCAACCCGGACCTGCTGCAGCCCAGCAAGAGCTTCAAGAAGCCCTCTTCAGGCACTATCACCATCAACGTAGGGGGGTTCCTGTACACCGCCCACCGGACCACCCTTGCCAAGCACCAGGGTTCCTTTCTGGAAGAGCTGGCCAATGGTAAGAAGCCGGTTCAGCACACTGATTCCATGGGCAACCCGTTCATTGATAGAGATGGTCCTGTTTTTCGCCATGTGCTCAACTACCTCCGAACCGGAGAGCTCCAGCTGCCTGATGACTTCCGTGAGGCAGGGCTCCTTCGACGAGAGGCTGATTTCTACCGTCTGAGTGAACTGGTGGAAGCCGTGGTTGAGTGGGAAAGCCAAAGGGCAGCCCAGCGGGAAGCCGCATTTTTGGAGGTGACAGATAGCCATGAGAGGTCGCAGGGCCTCAAGGTGTACTGCAGTGACCCCATCTTTATCGACAAAGTCAAAGCGCGACTGGTGCAGATCTCCAAGAGCCGCTTGGATGGCTTTCCGGAAGAATTCGTGGTGTCATCCAATGTGATCCAGTTCCGACACTTCATCAAGTCGGAGCCGGGCTCTCGACTCGTACTGAAGGAGGACAGCACATTCTTGTGCACACTTGACTGTCTGAAACTAGAAACAGTGATGCTAGCACTGAGATCCGGCTTCAAGATGGTCACCAGCCTCGACAGCAGCAAAGGCTCCGTGGTGGCGGCTGAGGCCCTGCACTTTGTCAAGTAG
- the tpt1 gene encoding translationally-controlled tumor protein homolog isoform X1 — protein MIIYKCLISDDEMFTDAYKMTETKDGMFYKVEGKIVTRKKEDIDGKLLGANPSAEEEVVATDESSVSGLDIVLNHSLVAMGFNKKNLKIQMKNNVKAIKTHLQENNPEKVDKFVADMLATFPTILENFDEYTFYLGESMSPDGMVALLGYEDDQPYMLFFKDCLVIEKY, from the exons ATGATCATCTACAAGTGCCTCATCTCCG ATGATGAGATGTTCACAGACGCatacaaaatgacagaaactaAAGACGGGATGTTCTATAAAGTTGAAGGAAAG ATCGTCACCAGGAAGAAAGAGGACATTGATGGCAAGTTACTTGGAGCCAACCCCTCTGCTGAGGAAGAGGTAGTCGCCACGGATGAGTCCTCTGTCAGCGGCCTAGACATCGTCCTCAACCACAGTCTGGTGGCAATGGGCTTCAACAAGAAGAACCTAAAGatccaaatgaaaaacaacgTGAAGGC CATTAAGACCCACCTGCAAGAAAACAACCCAGAGAAAGTGGACAAGTTCGTGGCTGACATGCTTGCAACATTTCCGACGATACTGGAAAACTTCGACGAGTACACG TTTTACTTAGGAGAGAGCATGAGCCCAGACGGCATGGTGGCATTGCTGGGCTACGAAGACGACCAGCCGTACATGCTTTTCTTCAAAGACTGTCTGGTGATCGAGAAATAT TAA